The Episyrphus balteatus chromosome 4, idEpiBalt1.1, whole genome shotgun sequence genome includes a window with the following:
- the LOC129919926 gene encoding uncharacterized protein LOC129919926, translating to MNPSSASLNCNPVKRNIYHMNIPLFVLDVVRMFQDHPKYKNKLGHRDLVELLRQENFANGDLDSQIGSAVMTLEYLGYIRYINNGYRTLGPYARLTKAKNIKQKIKAWDEIQKKFCIGTI from the exons ATGAATCCATCCAGCGCATCATTAAATTGTAATCCAGTTAAAAGAAACATATATCACATGAATATACCACTTTTTGTTTTGGATGTTGTCAGAATGTTTCAAGATCatccaaaatacaaaaacaaattaggtCATCGGGATTTGGTTGAATTATTAAGGCAGGA aaatttcgcCAATGGTGATCTTGATTCTCAAATTGGATCGGCTGTAATGACTCTTGAATATTTGGGCTATATACGTTACATAAATAATGGATATCGAACATTGGGACCTTATGCTAGACTTACCAAGgctaaaaatattaaacaaaagatCAAGGCGTGggacgaaattcagaaaaagttTTGTATAGGCACTATTTAG